A portion of the Edaphobacter lichenicola genome contains these proteins:
- a CDS encoding glycerate kinase type-2 family protein — protein sequence MKDAALDLREIAHGLFLHSLEQCGVEQAFARKVNRVLGEHNESLLKLGDDVIDLDGIRRIRVVAVGKAASGMLNSLLPFFDGLPNCDISGVLITSHKPSNLPPGFQFFAGGHPTPNQASVDGAKAALDLVRSLRADTVGDALCFFLVSGGASAMMELPLDPAISLEDVVSFYRELVHSGGTIAEINCIRKHFSAIKGGRLAMEADGLSSYSILVSDVPSDRLDSLGSGPTLPDTSTVEECSELLARYGLMERFPASVRRFFASEAFCETPKPKQLHARFLTLLSADDTAVIAKERAEEVGFYAVIDNTCDDWGYSAAAESLINHLRELRGEHPRVCLVSSGEVTVELPGPAVFPDEAGATERRGVGGRNQHFALYVATLLKASDASVVVLSAGTDGVDGNSSAAGAIVDEKTLYGDEESLIRARTALRHFDSGTFLQEAGLSIVTGPTGNNLRDLRILLATTAS from the coding sequence TTGAAAGACGCTGCGCTGGATTTACGTGAAATCGCACATGGTCTCTTTCTGCATTCTCTCGAGCAATGCGGTGTTGAGCAGGCTTTTGCGCGGAAGGTGAATCGCGTTTTAGGAGAGCACAATGAGAGCTTGTTAAAGCTTGGTGATGATGTGATTGATCTGGACGGCATTCGTCGTATTCGAGTTGTTGCTGTGGGTAAAGCAGCGTCGGGGATGTTGAACTCTTTGTTGCCGTTCTTCGACGGGCTGCCGAATTGCGACATCTCCGGCGTATTGATTACGAGCCATAAGCCATCGAACCTGCCGCCCGGCTTTCAGTTCTTTGCCGGTGGGCATCCCACCCCAAATCAAGCCTCGGTCGATGGAGCGAAAGCAGCTTTAGATCTTGTGCGTTCGTTGCGTGCGGATACGGTTGGGGATGCACTTTGTTTTTTTCTGGTTAGCGGAGGCGCATCCGCGATGATGGAGCTGCCGCTGGATCCTGCTATCTCACTCGAAGATGTTGTGAGCTTTTATCGGGAGTTAGTGCATAGCGGGGGGACGATTGCTGAGATCAACTGCATCCGTAAACATTTCTCAGCAATAAAGGGCGGCCGACTCGCGATGGAGGCCGATGGCTTATCGAGCTACTCCATCCTCGTGTCGGATGTTCCATCGGATCGCCTGGATTCGCTTGGATCCGGGCCAACACTTCCTGATACATCTACTGTCGAGGAGTGCAGCGAGTTGTTGGCGCGTTATGGCCTCATGGAGAGGTTTCCTGCTTCCGTCCGGCGTTTTTTTGCGTCGGAAGCGTTCTGTGAAACTCCTAAGCCGAAGCAGCTTCATGCACGCTTCCTGACACTACTATCTGCTGACGACACTGCGGTGATTGCGAAAGAACGCGCCGAGGAGGTTGGTTTCTATGCTGTCATCGACAATACATGTGATGACTGGGGCTATAGCGCTGCGGCCGAATCTTTGATTAATCACCTTCGTGAATTGAGGGGGGAGCATCCGCGGGTCTGTCTCGTCTCGTCAGGGGAAGTTACGGTTGAGCTACCAGGGCCTGCGGTGTTTCCTGATGAAGCGGGTGCGACTGAGAGGCGGGGAGTCGGGGGACGCAATCAGCATTTTGCACTCTATGTCGCGACGCTGTTGAAGGCTTCGGATGCGTCGGTAGTCGTTTTATCAGCTGGTACTGACGGTGTTGATGGGAATAGCTCGGCTGCGGGAGCGATTGTGGATGAGAAGACTCTTTATGGAGACGAGGAAAGTCTGATTCGCGCTCGTACGGCTCTACGCCACTTCGACTCGGGCACGTTTTTGCAAGAAGCAGGTCTGAGCATCGTGACTGGGCCTACAGGAAACAACCTTCGGGACCTGCGTATTTTGTTGGCAACAACTGCTTCATAA